Proteins encoded within one genomic window of Gemmatimonadaceae bacterium:
- a CDS encoding flippase-like domain-containing protein yields the protein MKFGWRGVLGIVVSVALLAWTLRDVSMREVADVLRHSSAAMLLVSGAVATLVFPLRALRWRVILEPVAALPLGPLWRSIAIGMMVNNVAPARAGELARAFAITREAPQVRFGTAFGSLAVDRIIDAVVVVVLLVIAMLFSDIPTTTTINGWTVTRVAQVAGGLAITALAGVTAIALFPGLLTRIFDALFARFPGLHGRGRAILDSLIGGFVALRSPGRFVRIVWWAAVMWLVNALAFYIGFLAVGMDVPFWAAIFVASLIAIGVAAPSSPGFVGVFEFFAKAGLALYGVPSGLAVSWALAFHFIAFIPITVFGFYYFGRLGLHFRDLGSAQQQAA from the coding sequence ATGAAGTTCGGTTGGCGTGGTGTGCTCGGCATCGTCGTGAGCGTTGCACTGCTCGCCTGGACGCTGCGTGACGTGTCGATGCGGGAAGTCGCCGACGTGCTGCGGCACTCCAGCGCGGCGATGCTGCTGGTGTCCGGCGCTGTCGCCACGCTCGTGTTTCCGCTGCGTGCCCTGCGATGGCGCGTGATCCTCGAACCCGTGGCGGCGCTGCCGCTTGGTCCGCTCTGGCGCTCGATCGCCATCGGCATGATGGTGAACAACGTCGCGCCGGCACGCGCCGGTGAACTGGCGCGCGCGTTCGCCATTACCCGCGAGGCCCCGCAGGTCAGGTTCGGCACCGCCTTTGGATCGCTCGCGGTCGATCGCATCATCGACGCCGTCGTCGTGGTCGTGCTGCTCGTGATCGCCATGCTGTTCAGCGACATCCCGACCACGACCACGATCAACGGCTGGACCGTGACGCGCGTCGCGCAGGTCGCCGGTGGGCTCGCGATCACCGCGCTCGCCGGTGTCACCGCGATCGCGCTGTTTCCGGGCCTCCTCACGCGGATCTTCGACGCGCTGTTCGCCCGGTTCCCGGGCCTGCATGGCCGCGGCCGTGCCATTCTCGACTCGTTGATCGGTGGCTTCGTCGCGTTGCGATCGCCCGGGCGATTCGTGCGGATCGTGTGGTGGGCGGCCGTGATGTGGCTCGTCAACGCACTCGCGTTCTACATCGGCTTTCTGGCCGTGGGGATGGACGTGCCGTTCTGGGCGGCCATCTTCGTCGCTTCGCTCATTGCCATCGGCGTGGCCGCGCCGTCGTCCCCGGGTTTCGTGGGCGTGTTCGAGTTCTTCGCCAAGGCCGGGCTCGCGCTCTACGGCGTGCCCTCCGGACTCGCCGTCAGTTGGGCACTCGCCTTCCATTTCATCGCGTTCATCCCGATCACGGTGTTCGGCTTCTACTACTTCGGCCGCCTGGGCCTCCATTTCAGAGACCTGGGCTCGGCGCAGCAACAGGCCGCGTGA
- the ispE gene encoding 4-(cytidine 5'-diphospho)-2-C-methyl-D-erythritol kinase yields the protein MNRTASVAAQAKVNLALRVLAREANGFHQIETLFCRIDIADAVTVRLDTSGRSLRCHGPAIPDEGLGPTEQNLAWRAAMAFTEAASWATGFAIEVEKHIPVGGGLGGGSADAGAVLRCLNALAPRPLANERLLQIAGTLGADVPFLTQERSALALGWGRGDRLLALTAPPRRACLVVAAPFSVRTADAYTWLTERQPFPAGSTILAADALGRWPALDALSGNDFEPIVFARLPELRAAFTALDAHRGPGGVAVVRMSGSGSTLFALYDGREPAIPLPQGFSGRPTWTSTEVSSVVVT from the coding sequence GTGAACCGCACCGCGTCCGTCGCGGCCCAGGCCAAGGTCAACCTCGCGCTCCGCGTCCTCGCGCGTGAGGCGAACGGGTTTCATCAGATCGAGACCCTCTTCTGCCGCATCGACATCGCCGATGCGGTCACCGTTCGGCTCGACACCAGCGGTCGGTCGCTCCGGTGCCACGGTCCCGCGATCCCTGACGAGGGGCTCGGTCCCACGGAGCAGAACCTCGCCTGGCGGGCCGCCATGGCCTTCACCGAGGCCGCATCGTGGGCGACCGGTTTCGCCATCGAAGTCGAGAAGCACATTCCGGTTGGTGGAGGTCTGGGCGGAGGCAGCGCGGACGCAGGCGCGGTGCTCCGCTGCCTGAACGCCCTGGCACCGCGCCCGCTGGCAAACGAGCGCCTGCTCCAGATCGCCGGCACGCTGGGTGCTGACGTTCCGTTCCTCACGCAGGAGCGATCGGCGTTGGCCCTCGGCTGGGGCCGCGGTGATCGCCTCCTTGCGTTGACGGCCCCGCCACGTCGCGCCTGCCTCGTAGTGGCGGCGCCGTTCAGCGTACGGACCGCGGATGCCTACACCTGGCTCACAGAACGCCAGCCCTTCCCGGCCGGAAGCACCATCCTCGCGGCGGACGCCCTCGGGCGCTGGCCCGCGCTGGACGCGCTATCGGGGAACGACTTCGAGCCCATCGTTTTCGCGCGCCTCCCGGAGCTGCGGGCCGCATTCACGGCGCTCGACGCCCATCGCGGCCCAGGCGGGGTCGCCGTCGTCCGCATGAGCGGGTCGGGGTCCACGCTGTTTGCGCTGTACGACGGTCGCGAACCGGCCATCCCCCTGCCGCAGGGGTTTTCTGGCCGCCCGACCTGGACGAGTACGGAGGTGAGCTCGGTCGTGGTGACCTGA